DNA sequence from the Acidobacteriota bacterium genome:
ACAGGCCCGGCCCTCCGACACTCATGGCGAATGCTTGTGCCCAGGCAATCAATCGTGTCATCAGGTCGCCATCCGCCCGTGGTTCCGGCCAATTGGCATCACGTGTTCAAGTCGAATATGTGGTGTACAGTGGCTCGACTGGCGTTCTCCCGCCAGTCCGGGCAACACTCAAGAATATCAGGCGACCACGCGCGTGACCACTGTCGATCACACACACCTGCCAGGGAGCGCCAGCCCCGCCATTCCCGAAGCGCGACGTCCAGCTCGCATCACGCCTCGCCTGGTTGCCGTGTTGGCGTTGGGGATCGGTCTGGCCGCAGCGATCTACTACGCCCACGCAGGGTTGACGCTGGCCCATTTCGACGCGAAGGGCCACCTGGTGGTGACGCGCCGCATCATCGACAGCATTACGCCTGGATGGCTCCAGATAGGCGCGCTCTGGCTGCCGCTGCCCCACCTGATCAATCTGGTGCCGGTCCAGTTTGATTTCTTCTATCGCACGGGGGCATTTGCGGTCGCCGTCTCGATCGCCTCGTTCGGCCTCGCAACCTGGGCGATCGCGACGATGATTCTGACGGCTACCGGGTCCCGGACGGCTGCCGCGTTGGGAACGGCGGTGTTTGCGGCCAATCCCAACGTCCTGTACCTCCAGGCGACGCCGATGACCGAACCCCTTTTCTGGGGCCTCGCCTGCTGCTCGGTCGTACTCACGCGTGATGCGCTCGTGTCGGATAGCCCGATCGCCATTCGCCGGGCCGGCCTGGTCATCGCCGCCGCCGTCCTGACGCGGTACGAAGCGTGGCCGATCTGCGTGGCCCTGCTTGGCCTCGGCGCCCTGGCACTACTCAGACAAGGAACGCCCTGGCGACACGCGATCCAACGGGTGGCGAAGGTATCGGTCTATCCGGCCGTGGCGATCCTCGCGTTTCTGGTGTTGAGCCGCGCGACCATCGGTGAGTGGTTCGTGCGGTCGGGCTTTTTTGTTCCTGAACCGGAGACGTTGAACCAGCCAATGGACTCTGCGCTGGCGGTGTGGCGAGGGTTGAAGCAGTTGACCACCGAGCCGCTCATGTGGATTGGAATGGTTGGACTGGCCACCCCTCTCGTCGTCGCCATTCGCGATCGCCGCCGCGCGCTCGATCTACTGCCGCTATCGGTTGCGGCGGCAGGATTGCTGCCCTGGTTCGCGTTTTACCAGGGACACGTCTTCCGCGTCCGCTACATGACGGCGCTGCTTCCGGTTGTCGCCATCGGCGCCGGATTGCTGGTGGGCCGGCTGCATCGTCGCTGGTTGGTGGCCGGTGCGCTGCTCCTGCTTGCGGCCATCGGGCTCGGGCCACGTCCCTTTGATCGGTTGGCGGCGATGCCGCTCGAGGCCCAGTGGGACATGCGCCTGAGGGTCGGCCGTCAGCAGGTCACCGCCTATCTTTCGCGCGCGTGGGATGGCGAACCCATCATGGCCAGCATGGGTTCACTCGCCCACTACATGCACGAGCTCTCGGGGTCTGGCTTCCGGTTACGCGATTTTCTGCACGAGGGAAACGGGGACATCTGGCTGGAGGCGCTGGTCTATCCCGATCCGATTGTCGAATGGATCCTGATTGAGGAGAGCGCCAGGGGCGGCGACATGCTCGCCGCCCTGGCGCGAGAGCGACCGCAGTTTCTGGCGGGCTACGACAAGGTGGCCGAGGGCGGGGGCACGGCCCTCTACCGCCGTCGTCCCCTTAGTGCTTCGACTCGCAAGTAGGTTACTTATTCGTGCGAGCCGCTCCGGTGAAGAACGCTCGCTCAGCACTAAGTCCTGAGTGAACAAGTTCGTCGCCGAACGTGTGAATCGAAGGACTTAGAACCGAATCCGGAGCGTCCCCAGCACGTTGACGCCACCCAGATCGATCTTGTTGCTCAGGAAGTCGTTCGACAGGTTTCCCTGTCCCCATTGCGCCCGCACTTCGATGCCGGCATCGGCCCGCCCGGATACACGCGCCCGAATCCCAAATGTCGCCACAGGCCCAACTGACGTCCCGCTGCCGACATACGCCGCGCGATAGATGCTGTTGTCGGTGAAGTCGACGAACTCGCCGGTTTCGCTGTACCGCCAGACATACACGGCGAGGCCAACGCCCACGTATGGCTGGAACGCGCTGCGCGCCCCGAAGGGCAGGTACTTCAGCGTCGCCACCACGGGCACCACACGCAGTTTCATCTCCTGCGAGATCTCACTGCCGTCCGTGTTGACCCACGCGTCGTAGACCGCAGACACCGGGCGCTGGTAATAGCCGACGCCGATGCCGGCCTCGAGGTTGCCGCCCACGGTCACGAGCCATTCGCCACCGCCGGTGAAGCCCTTGAAGTCGTTGACGTTGAATAACAAGTACTGGCGGTTGGTCACCAGCACATCACCGGCAGTCCGCCCGTCCTCGGCCCGGGGCGTGAACACCCCGAGTTGGATATTCAGGCTCTGCTGGGCTCGCGCCAGCGATGCCTGCAGCAAGAGCACGGATACCGCCAAGAACGCCACGCCGGTCTTGTGTCGCAACATACAGCCCCCTGGGAAAACAGTTCAACCTGAAACCAGCACGTTTGATGCCAACCTCAGGGCCCTGGTTACACACGATCCGCCGTCGCCGGCGTCGGATGATGTCCTTGTGAGGTGTCAGGACGTCCGGTTAAGTGAACGATCGCGCCGGAATTCGGCAATCAGCTCGAGCATAGGTTGGAGCAGGGCCGGGTTGGCGGCCACCACGTGTCCGGCACGAGGGGCGAAACGAGATCCGTCCATGCCGCAGACGTGTCCGCCCGCTTCCTCCACGAGAAGGGCTCCTGCGGCCACGTCCCACGGGCGCAGGCTGGCCTCCCAAAAGCCGTCGAGACGTCCGGCCGCCACGTAACACATGTCGAGTGCGGCCGACCCGAGCCGCCGCACGGCGCGCGCGCGTGTGATGAAGGCGCTGAACAGGCCCAGGATGTTGCCGGGATCCTGATGGATGTCGTACGGAAACCCCGTGACCAGGACGGAGTCGACGAGCCGCTCGGCCTTCGCCACAGCCATGCGCGACCCGTTCAGGAACGCCCCGACGCCCCGTTCCGCCGTAAACAACTCGCGTCGCGTGGGGTCGTAGATGGCGGCAATATCGACGCGTCCGCGGATTTCGAGCGCGAGCGCCGCGCAGAAGATCGGCAATCCGTGCGCGTAGTTGGTCGTGCCGTCGATCGGATCGAAGATCCAGCAGTACTCGCTGGTGCCTGCCGTGGCATCCGGGCGTCCGCCAAATTCCTCGGCCAGGATGGCGTGC
Encoded proteins:
- a CDS encoding inositol monophosphatase family protein; this translates as MATPDTARYLATAIDIVLRAGELQMRRFGGDFRVDMKGPIDLVTEVDIEVEQMCRAVLAERFPSHAILAEEFGGRPDATAGTSEYCWIFDPIDGTTNYAHGLPIFCAALALEIRGRVDIAAIYDPTRRELFTAERGVGAFLNGSRMAVAKAERLVDSVLVTGFPYDIHQDPGNILGLFSAFITRARAVRRLGSAALDMCYVAAGRLDGFWEASLRPWDVAAGALLVEEAGGHVCGMDGSRFAPRAGHVVAANPALLQPMLELIAEFRRDRSLNRTS